One Streptomyces sp. CNQ-509 DNA window includes the following coding sequences:
- a CDS encoding HAD family hydrolase — MSEKRWVTFDCFGTLVDWRHGIATGIDMVAPGRGWELLDVYNRHEPAVQTEHPGMRYSEVLAEALQRTADEVGIELVEDDARVLTTGIPFWPVFPETRQALRELQEAGWNLALLTNCDRVIIGETQRRLQIQFDAIVTAEDSGAYKPTHNHFQHFEQSLGVTRDRWVHVAQSYFHDMVPASQLDISRVWINRLDEKNDPSIAHAVRRDLTDLTATVNEVHQYVNG, encoded by the coding sequence ATGAGCGAGAAGCGTTGGGTCACCTTCGACTGTTTCGGCACCCTCGTGGACTGGCGTCACGGCATCGCCACCGGCATCGACATGGTCGCGCCCGGTAGGGGCTGGGAGCTGCTGGACGTCTACAACCGTCATGAGCCGGCGGTGCAGACGGAGCACCCCGGCATGCGCTACAGCGAGGTCCTCGCGGAGGCGCTGCAGCGGACGGCGGACGAAGTGGGGATCGAGCTGGTGGAGGACGACGCCCGCGTGCTGACGACCGGCATCCCGTTCTGGCCGGTCTTCCCCGAGACCCGCCAGGCCCTGCGCGAGCTCCAGGAGGCCGGCTGGAACCTCGCCCTGCTCACTAACTGCGACCGCGTCATCATCGGCGAGACCCAGCGCCGCCTGCAGATCCAGTTCGACGCGATCGTCACCGCCGAGGACTCCGGCGCCTACAAACCGACCCACAACCACTTCCAGCACTTCGAGCAGTCCCTCGGAGTCACCCGTGACCGCTGGGTGCATGTGGCGCAGAGCTACTTCCACGACATGGTGCCGGCCAGCCAGCTCGACATCTCCCGGGTGTGGATCAACCGTCTCGACGAGAAGAACGACCCGTCGATCGCGCACGCCGTCCGTCGCGACCTGACCGATCTGACGGCCACCGTCAACGAGGTCCACCAGTATGTCAACGGCTGA
- a CDS encoding aspartate aminotransferase family protein, whose protein sequence is MTSLSPHLRQATPVTAERGEGVYLYGADGRRYLDFTAGIGVTSTGHCHPRVVAAAQEQVGKLIHGQYTTVMHRPLRQLVERLGDVLPAGLDSLFFSNSGSEAVEAALRLARQATGRPNIVVFHGGFHGRTVAAASMTTSGTKFRTGFSPLMSGVAIAPFPTAFRYGWDQETATRFALSELDYLLQTVTAPQETAAFTVEPVLGEGGYIQADPAFLRGLRQRADRHGIVLVMDEIQTGFGRTGRFWGHDHAEDVRPDVITIAKGLASGFPLSGIASSQELMSKVLPGSQGGTYGGNAVACAAAVATLDVIRDEKLVENADAMGQRLRAGLEEVAADTPGIADVRGLGLMLANEFVTADGSPDPVTAARVQQAAAEEGLLLLMCGPWNNVVRMIPALVIDETAVDEGLAAWRAAVETGTAGSS, encoded by the coding sequence TTGACCAGCTTGTCCCCGCACCTGCGCCAAGCCACCCCCGTCACTGCCGAGCGCGGCGAGGGCGTCTACCTCTACGGCGCCGACGGCCGCCGCTATCTGGACTTCACCGCTGGCATCGGCGTCACCAGCACGGGTCACTGCCACCCGCGTGTGGTCGCCGCCGCGCAGGAGCAGGTCGGCAAGCTCATCCACGGCCAGTACACCACCGTAATGCACAGGCCACTTCGGCAACTGGTCGAGCGGCTCGGGGACGTGCTGCCCGCCGGCCTGGACAGCCTGTTCTTCTCCAACTCCGGCAGTGAGGCCGTCGAGGCGGCGCTGCGGCTGGCCCGGCAGGCCACCGGCCGTCCCAACATCGTCGTCTTCCACGGAGGCTTCCACGGACGTACCGTCGCCGCCGCGTCGATGACGACATCCGGCACGAAGTTCCGCACAGGGTTCTCGCCGCTGATGTCGGGTGTCGCCATCGCCCCGTTCCCGACGGCCTTCCGCTACGGCTGGGACCAGGAGACTGCGACCCGCTTCGCGCTCAGCGAGCTCGACTACCTGCTCCAGACCGTCACCGCTCCGCAGGAGACGGCGGCCTTCACCGTCGAGCCCGTCCTCGGCGAGGGCGGCTACATCCAGGCCGACCCCGCCTTCCTGCGCGGGCTGCGCCAGCGCGCCGATCGGCACGGCATCGTGCTGGTGATGGACGAGATCCAGACCGGCTTCGGCCGCACCGGCCGCTTCTGGGGCCACGACCACGCCGAGGATGTCCGCCCGGACGTCATCACCATCGCCAAGGGGCTGGCCAGCGGCTTCCCGCTGTCCGGCATCGCCTCCTCCCAGGAGCTGATGAGCAAGGTCCTCCCCGGCTCGCAGGGCGGCACCTATGGCGGCAACGCCGTCGCGTGCGCGGCCGCGGTCGCCACCCTCGACGTGATCCGCGACGAAAAGCTGGTGGAGAACGCTGACGCCATGGGACAGCGGCTGCGCGCCGGCCTGGAGGAGGTCGCCGCCGACACTCCGGGGATCGCCGACGTCCGCGGTCTGGGCCTGATGCTCGCCAACGAGTTCGTCACCGCCGACGGCTCTCCCGACCCGGTTACCGCCGCGCGGGTGCAGCAGGCCGCCGCCGAGGAGGGGCTGCTGCTGTTGATGTGCGGTCCCTGGAACAACGTCGTGCGGATGATC